In Balneola sp., one genomic interval encodes:
- a CDS encoding thymidine phosphorylase → MDTKYNIVSLIRKKRDGKTLEKEEIQHLINLYTADEIPDYQISAFLMAAFLNGMNDEESAAFTEAMLHSGEIVDLSHVKGKKVDKHSTGGVGDKLSLILAPVVASAGVPVPMISGRGLGHTGGTLDKLESIPGFNVDMDLARYKEIIGKHDLVLAGQTKEIAPADKRLYALRDVTATVESIPLIAGSIMSKKLAEGIDALVLDVKAGSGAFMKTTEDAIKLGEALVGIGTQFEKETIAYITNMNQPLGYKIGNWLEVEECIDAMHGDGPDDIMEITHLLSGTMIYLGGKAKDVSEGIEISKKQIESGAAFQKWLDIVEEQGGDVEMIKSPENYPIAKYEFEIKSDKDGYVSEMDSFEIGMASVEMGAGRKTKEDDVDPQAGIILKKKIGDKITKGETILAGYTNKPSAIEAASDQLFGAVTIANTKPEAVHLVSHTIDKKGSRAFEL, encoded by the coding sequence ATGGACACAAAATACAATATAGTATCACTTATACGCAAAAAGCGAGACGGGAAAACGCTGGAGAAAGAAGAAATTCAGCATCTCATTAACTTGTACACCGCTGATGAAATCCCTGATTACCAGATCAGTGCCTTTTTAATGGCGGCTTTTCTGAACGGGATGAATGATGAGGAATCGGCAGCTTTTACAGAAGCTATGCTCCATTCCGGTGAAATTGTTGACTTATCCCATGTAAAAGGTAAGAAAGTAGATAAGCACTCAACCGGGGGAGTGGGAGATAAACTCTCGCTCATTTTAGCTCCTGTTGTTGCTTCAGCCGGTGTTCCGGTCCCAATGATTTCAGGACGAGGCTTAGGACATACGGGTGGGACGCTTGATAAACTGGAATCCATCCCAGGTTTTAATGTGGATATGGATTTGGCCAGATATAAAGAAATTATTGGGAAACATGACTTGGTACTGGCTGGTCAGACCAAAGAAATAGCCCCAGCCGATAAACGCTTGTATGCTCTTCGGGATGTTACAGCCACGGTAGAATCTATTCCGCTTATTGCCGGAAGTATCATGAGTAAGAAGCTTGCTGAAGGAATTGATGCTTTGGTTCTGGACGTGAAGGCAGGCTCCGGCGCCTTCATGAAAACAACAGAAGATGCCATTAAACTTGGGGAAGCTTTAGTAGGGATTGGAACTCAGTTTGAGAAAGAGACCATCGCCTACATTACGAACATGAATCAGCCACTGGGATATAAAATTGGTAATTGGCTGGAAGTGGAAGAGTGCATTGATGCCATGCATGGGGACGGTCCAGATGACATTATGGAGATAACCCACCTGTTGTCAGGGACGATGATTTATCTGGGCGGAAAAGCAAAAGATGTTTCAGAAGGTATTGAAATCAGCAAAAAACAAATTGAAAGCGGTGCGGCCTTTCAGAAATGGCTGGATATTGTAGAAGAGCAAGGTGGTGATGTGGAAATGATTAAATCACCCGAAAATTATCCAATAGCTAAATATGAGTTTGAGATTAAGTCTGACAAAGACGGTTACGTATCTGAGATGGATTCCTTTGAAATTGGGATGGCATCTGTAGAAATGGGAGCTGGACGAAAAACCAAAGAAGATGATGTAGATCCGCAGGCAGGAATTATCCTCAAAAAGAAAATTGGTGATAAAATCACTAAAGGTGAAACAATTTTGGCTGGTTATACGAACAAGCCATCAGCAATAGAGGCTGCAAGCGATCAATTATTCGGGGCAGTTACTATTGCGAACACTAAACCCGAGGCAGTGCATTTGGTGAGTCATACAATTGACAAAAAAGGCAGCAGAGCATTTGAGCTTTAA